AGGGTGACGACGATGTTGCGGCTATACGTCCAGGTGTCCACGGCCCCTGCCTTGAGTGCAGCCAAGGGGCCATACGTCACGGTCCGAATCCCGAACTCGTCGAACAGGGCCTGCCGCGTGACCGCGCTCGCATCGGGGCTCCGAACGCCGAGGAGGTACTTCTCCCGGTCCGAATCATACCGGGCAGAAACCGAGTCCGAAAACACGACGCCCTGACCGGTCCGCCGGACAATTTGGGGCGACCGCGACCGGTCCGACTCCCCCACAAGGGAGTCCGGACGGAACCAGTGCATCGCCACCCGTCCCCCCTCGGCCTGTTGCAGCCGCGCACTCATCTCCCGCCAGAACCGCACCGTGTCCCCCTGAATGGCGTAGATCCGATCTCCGGTCTGTAGCCCCGCCGAGTCGGCCGGGCTGCCGGCTACCACGGCCCCGATGAGTGGGGGCTGAAACCCAAGCCCAAAGCCCTGTTCGTTGTTGCGGGCGCGGCTCAGTCGCGAAATAAAGTCAGGGGGGCCGGTAATGGTCTGCCGCTCCCCGTCCCGAAGAACGGTGATCGTCAGCGTATCCGCCGCGATGAGCGACGACGGCTCCACCTGCTGAAAGCGCTCAAAATCGTTGCCGTTCACCCGGACGATGCGGTCTCCCGTTCGCAGTCCCAGGTCGTGGGCAACCGATCCCTCCTCCACGTACACCTGTTCCACGTTCTTCGCAGGGATGTAGGTGTCGCCCCCACTCCAGCTCAACCCGCCAAAGATTAGGATGGCCAAGAAGGCATTGAACGTTACCCCGGCACTGATCACGATAATGCGCTGCCACACCGGCTTCCCCCGAAACTCCCACGGCTCGGGGTCGGTCTCCACGTGGTCCGTGTCGAGGCTTTCGTCGATCATGCCACTGATCTTCACGTAGCCGCCCAGCGGCGTCGCGCCGACCGCGTACTCGGTGTCCCCGTACGTCTGGCCGAACAGCGTCGGAGGAAACCCAATCGAGAAGCGCTCGACCCGCATGCCAAAGTACTTGGCCGCCAGGAAGTGGCCCAGCTCATGGACGAACACCAGGATGGTGAGCGCCAAGAGCACCCAGAGGGTAGATGTGAGAATGCTGATTACAAGCTCCATACAGACAGCAGAGGGGACCGTGAGGCCAGCACGCCTCGGTGGAAAGGCAGCAACGAATTCATCCTGTCGTTCAATTTGATGCCGGTAAGGGGAGTTCCTTGACCCGCCGTCGGGCCTCACTGTCCGCCGTCACTAGATCGTCTAGGGTGGGATTGGGCCGAACGGAGACCTGCTCAAGCGCCCGTTCGACCGCACGAGGAATGTCCAGAAAGCCCAGTTGCCCCTCCAGAAAGCGCCCCACGGCCGCCTCGTTGGCGGCATTCAGAATCGCCGGGGCCGTGCCGCCCGCCTCAAGGGCATCGTAGGCGAGCCGCAGGCACGGAAATTTCTCCAGGTCCGGCCGCTCGAAGT
This genomic interval from Salinibacter grassmerensis contains the following:
- the rseP gene encoding RIP metalloprotease RseP is translated as MELVISILTSTLWVLLALTILVFVHELGHFLAAKYFGMRVERFSIGFPPTLFGQTYGDTEYAVGATPLGGYVKISGMIDESLDTDHVETDPEPWEFRGKPVWQRIIVISAGVTFNAFLAILIFGGLSWSGGDTYIPAKNVEQVYVEEGSVAHDLGLRTGDRIVRVNGNDFERFQQVEPSSLIAADTLTITVLRDGERQTITGPPDFISRLSRARNNEQGFGLGFQPPLIGAVVAGSPADSAGLQTGDRIYAIQGDTVRFWREMSARLQQAEGGRVAMHWFRPDSLVGESDRSRSPQIVRRTGQGVVFSDSVSARYDSDREKYLLGVRSPDASAVTRQALFDEFGIRTVTYGPLAALKAGAVDTWTYSRNIVVTLKRIAEGRDSLTDSLGGPVMIADVTSEAAAAGATAYWRLIAALSITLAIMNILPIPALDGGQLLFLLYEAVTRRRPSVRVRLVAQQVGMILLIGFMAFLIFNDILRL